The window CCTGCTGATCGCGCGCGGCTTCACGGCCGCGAACGGGCAGGTGACCTACGAGGTGAACGACCGCTTCGCCGAGGAGCTGCCGCTGGGCTTCGACCCGTTCCAGTTCCAGGTGCAGCTCGGGCTGCGCTACAGCTTCTGAGCCGACCCGCGACAGGCGGGGACGAACGACGGCGGGCGCTCCGGAGAGGGGCGCCCGCCGCGTAGTTCCATCCCTGGAAAACAGCAGCCTCACGCAGAGTCATACCACCTTCCGAAACCGACTGTGCATTCCATGCCACACACGAAGTCATCCTGAGGGAGCGTCCGCGCGGAATTCACCCCCGCGCCAATGATTGGACGCGACCGAAGGATCTACTCCGCGTGTCTGGTGGCCAGGTGCAGTGCGCAGAAGCCGGCCTCGCTCCGGGGTGAGTAGATCCTTCGGTCGCCGCCAGGCATCGTTGCCGGGGCAGGTTCGGCGCAGCGGCTCCCTCAGGATGACATCTTCTTTGCACAATCGATCGCAGAATCTGGTATCAGCAGAGTCAGCGGAGGGGTTCTCTGCTAACTCTGCTGACTCTGCGTGAGAAAAGCCTTTGCCGGACTCGTATCAGCCCGACGATCCGCGGCTCCTCGCGCGTGGGCACCTCAGCCGAACCGCCGCTCCATCTCGTTGCTGATCTCCCGCAGCGAAAACATGCTCCGGGGGTTCGCCGCGGGGCGGAGCTGGACGTGCGGGAAGTCCTTGAGGCTCGTGAAGAAGCCGCCCGCCGTCAGGCCCATGGCCCGCGCGGCGGAGGCGTACTCGCGGAACCCGTTCACCCCGTCGACGAACCGGTCCTCGGACCATTCCGCCCTCCCGTCCACCACCCAGAAGCAGTCCAGGGCCTCGCCCCACTGGTGCCACGAGAGCCCGGGGAGCGCGTTGGTCACGTGCCGTCCGTGCTGCGGGCCGACGCTCTCCAGGCAGAACGCGAGGAAGCCGGCGCCCGCGCTGCGCAGCTCCCTGGCCCTCTCGCGGATCGTCTCGATGCTGCGCGACTGCCGCCAGAACCTGGCCTGCTTGAACGGGTCGCGGAGCGTCTCGTTGGGCCGCATCTCGATCCCGCGGCTGCGCAGCCG of the Longimicrobium sp. genome contains:
- a CDS encoding M15 family metallopeptidase translates to MAASLDDLVPDFRPAAEELLARLRSRGIEMRPNETLRDPFKQARFWRQSRSIETIRERARELRSAGAGFLAFCLESVGPQHGRHVTNALPGLSWHQWGEALDCFWVVDGRAEWSEDRFVDGVNGFREYASAARAMGLTAGGFFTSLKDFPHVQLRPAANPRSMFSLREISNEMERRFG